The Serratia rhizosphaerae genome has a segment encoding these proteins:
- a CDS encoding HNH endonuclease produces the protein MVKAWILQQSKGICENCGSKAPFYLNDGSPYLEVHHVIPLSSAGADTISNSVALCPNCHRALHYSHNAKELIEALYINIDRLQK, from the coding sequence ATGGTGAAAGCTTGGATCTTGCAGCAGAGTAAAGGTATTTGTGAAAACTGTGGTTCAAAGGCACCATTTTATTTAAATGATGGTAGTCCGTATCTTGAAGTACATCACGTGATACCTCTATCTTCAGCAGGTGCTGATACCATAAGCAACAGTGTTGCCCTTTGTCCTAATTGCCATAGAGCCTTACATTACAGTCACAATGCAAAAGAACTAATTGAGGCACTTTACATTAATATCGATAGGTTACAGAAGTGA
- a CDS encoding DEAD/DEAH box helicase has protein sequence MLDPIGGFRRIQDFFVSYIETNFRIADPSVATARRELLNSSGEFAAEPYIEPVLRYESSNKTLEDLADMDGGPLNSLSPEGRKAFVELALSGLFDSKPGDAAWPRQSVHAPYSHQTQMLERGIRPGCPSIVTSGTGSGKTESFMLPILAALSNEAVRWARPGGGYLQNRWWNSSETNWVSRREGEERPAAVRALVLYPMNALVEDQMARLRKTLDSADARQVMEDRFAGNRIFFGQYTSATPVTGYASHPRLSKTSSEKSRRVRNLEKLRKALNRIDSDQQAARAFDEKENPSEKTRYIFPSADGGEMVSRWDMQSAPPDVLVTNASMLGAMLSREVEDKIFSATHDWLMNNDDAYFYLVFDELHLMRGSAGTETAMLIKSLIIRLGLDDPKHRYKLRLLASSASLPMDGAGGEQSRKYLRDLFAPFGTCCHALDPGSDKPDFWHNCVIQGKPFIPLKPSGKIPVRPFAALMRAALADQGNVVRNLDMTEALNQALLDVFQALGVKEQNIKQGIKQAAEIAAALLTNACIENDGEMPRAMPPGLIIDKVFLTEEPGKPSESELALRGLMLTRALPESGIDCDKPTNVTPAFRVHTFVRNIEGFFASVSSGERKAKFADFCLERGLSHAASTLDGKRGRRLFEMLYCEACGELLLGGQKGQNEGSTVELLPSATNLENLPERPGSEYYDDMILDEFAVFWPVDIVDKNPAGSEKGWDVWEKATLNPVTGIVTVGQDSSAANADSVRGYLYFQKPAPSKKGEPVKKPSAQPFCCPNCGIDYSSRPASNRSRTPIRAFRTGVTKSSQLVATELFELLHAIGAEAKSIVFSDSRQDAASMALEIERLHLRDLRREILVAAAREMLREAESEYISEDSINEKMDLALQAKDMDTFGKLYELQKNQADIADLCKYRRVNINKLLEPEGDSIGKISSDLAGLGISPYKYRPCSDGDDSDVWHANFTKDKNIVKYHDKLSSSDRLVLKKKIFDTQSELIDDVIFANTFFALEETGLAYPCVSDRDDTSELDAWLRVFAGVYRVKENKYFDPENYVEWKTGKDVTKEKVKRIAKALFGEKNYLDNLTQILNQFATRGHLTGLFNIGKLFLKVAKPGDPYWQCSNCERIHLHLGFKRCTRCTELLDIKPRGIVETLWEDNFLGKRIVRGERDGVKRFRLNVEELTGQTDDFSDRLRKFKGIFVDEMSELEKLDAEIDMLAVTTTMEVGIDIGSLQSVYQANMPPQRFNYQQRVGRAGRRGQAFSFVITFCRGRTHDAYYFAHPHAITGDPPPPPFLAVDHDAIPKRLLRKIWLKSAFNYLREECHKNKMTFPGDKLVPPDIHGEYVSTHDYYHDDKANWAKLLYRALKANQDIRERFIDAATFDPDQRRRLYSEINAEKIIEEIGKLGPSAPDDNTGLARFLAERGLLPMYGMPTRVRNLYLGLRKTKGLNGQTEYEWSTMDRDLDLAVFEYAPGSVLIKDKKKHQVIGFTGNYREPQLRDNRVSELSTACSWDESSHYIATCQSCGSAKLEQNKPVKMINCEDCDTPISSDEFELYITPAAFRTDFEPKDDMDSFTRMSLKTTATVLHKGIPENCGPFKVRRGGVTILRLNNGPINGEKEGERFTVDLATDQKAPIPLATYYSPIKGNQAIDSNWAGLRNNFRWRCSGEKQKFGLVSSKETESLHLELMHFDARLNLNMIARYGEYMNLPTRAAAVSATQILTHKAALYLDVSPDEFETLEPRLHHEKPILQIADALINGSGLCRRLAEPTVVGAPPLIVTLLHEILEDKRAWPMVDFLEKDHPAQCQTACYKCIQRYGNRRYHGLLDWRLGMAYLRSMVMPEFACGLNDDDWSYPEMVGWRDRAFELAEDVAALRPGTIKLSKEYSLPVLTEIQDGKELWRAAVTHPLWQWREPERNALIDTLGLADGRSSLRFIDTFELERRPLRALANLKRN, from the coding sequence ATGTTAGATCCCATTGGTGGTTTTCGCCGCATTCAGGACTTCTTCGTTTCATATATAGAAACTAACTTCCGCATCGCCGATCCTTCTGTCGCGACAGCGAGACGCGAGTTGCTTAACAGTAGTGGGGAGTTTGCCGCAGAGCCTTATATTGAACCTGTCTTACGGTATGAATCTTCAAATAAAACCCTCGAAGATTTGGCTGATATGGATGGTGGACCGCTGAATAGCCTGTCTCCTGAAGGTCGAAAGGCGTTTGTTGAACTAGCGTTGTCCGGCCTGTTCGATTCCAAGCCCGGCGATGCGGCTTGGCCGCGTCAGTCAGTTCATGCGCCGTATAGTCACCAGACTCAAATGCTGGAGCGCGGCATTCGTCCCGGTTGCCCAAGCATTGTGACATCAGGAACAGGTTCGGGAAAAACGGAAAGCTTTATGTTGCCTATCCTGGCCGCATTATCGAATGAGGCCGTCCGTTGGGCCCGACCTGGCGGCGGCTATCTGCAAAACCGATGGTGGAATAGCTCAGAAACGAACTGGGTTTCTCGTCGCGAAGGCGAAGAACGCCCAGCTGCGGTCAGGGCACTGGTGCTTTATCCGATGAACGCTTTGGTTGAAGATCAAATGGCGCGTTTGCGTAAAACGCTGGATTCTGCTGACGCACGACAGGTTATGGAGGATCGTTTCGCCGGAAACAGGATCTTCTTCGGGCAATATACTAGCGCCACTCCGGTTACCGGCTACGCCAGCCATCCCCGTCTCTCCAAAACCAGTTCAGAAAAAAGCCGTCGCGTTCGTAATCTTGAGAAATTACGTAAGGCGTTGAACAGAATTGATAGTGATCAACAAGCAGCACGCGCATTCGACGAAAAAGAAAATCCTTCGGAAAAGACCCGATATATATTCCCTTCAGCGGACGGCGGAGAGATGGTTTCTCGCTGGGATATGCAGTCCGCCCCGCCTGATGTTCTCGTTACTAACGCCTCAATGCTGGGAGCAATGCTTTCGCGTGAAGTCGAAGACAAGATTTTTAGCGCTACGCATGACTGGCTCATGAACAATGATGACGCATACTTCTATCTGGTATTCGACGAATTGCATTTAATGCGAGGTTCCGCTGGCACAGAAACCGCTATGCTGATTAAGTCCTTGATTATTCGGCTCGGGCTGGATGATCCGAAACACCGCTACAAATTGCGTTTACTGGCATCTTCAGCATCGCTGCCGATGGATGGCGCGGGTGGAGAGCAATCCCGGAAATACCTGCGTGATCTCTTTGCGCCCTTCGGCACTTGCTGCCATGCACTGGATCCCGGCAGCGATAAGCCGGATTTCTGGCATAACTGCGTCATTCAGGGAAAACCCTTCATACCTTTGAAGCCGTCAGGGAAAATCCCCGTGCGGCCTTTTGCCGCATTAATGCGCGCCGCCCTTGCAGACCAGGGCAATGTCGTCCGCAATCTGGATATGACGGAAGCTCTAAATCAGGCGTTACTTGATGTCTTCCAAGCTCTTGGCGTAAAAGAGCAAAATATCAAACAGGGCATAAAACAGGCAGCGGAAATCGCTGCTGCATTATTGACAAACGCCTGTATTGAAAATGACGGCGAAATGCCACGGGCGATGCCGCCAGGGCTTATCATCGATAAAGTCTTTTTGACGGAGGAGCCAGGTAAACCGAGTGAGTCAGAACTGGCATTACGCGGATTAATGCTGACGCGCGCGCTGCCGGAGTCCGGGATAGATTGCGATAAGCCAACCAATGTTACACCAGCCTTTCGCGTGCATACTTTCGTTAGAAATATTGAAGGTTTCTTCGCCTCCGTATCATCGGGAGAGAGAAAGGCAAAATTCGCCGATTTTTGCCTTGAGCGAGGCTTGTCGCACGCGGCATCAACTCTAGACGGAAAACGCGGTCGCCGTCTGTTCGAAATGTTGTACTGCGAAGCGTGCGGCGAGTTACTGCTCGGTGGTCAGAAGGGACAAAATGAAGGCTCGACGGTAGAGCTATTGCCTTCAGCGACTAATCTGGAAAATCTTCCGGAACGCCCCGGCTCAGAATATTACGATGATATGATACTGGATGAGTTTGCGGTTTTCTGGCCTGTCGATATAGTTGATAAAAATCCAGCAGGCAGCGAAAAAGGTTGGGATGTATGGGAAAAGGCGACGCTTAATCCTGTTACCGGAATTGTGACTGTAGGACAAGACTCATCGGCGGCGAATGCCGATTCGGTTCGCGGATATCTCTATTTTCAGAAACCGGCCCCGAGCAAAAAAGGCGAACCGGTGAAAAAACCTTCCGCGCAACCTTTTTGTTGCCCTAATTGCGGTATCGATTATTCCAGTCGACCAGCCAGCAATCGTTCCAGAACACCCATTCGGGCATTTCGTACTGGTGTGACTAAGTCATCCCAGCTGGTGGCGACAGAGTTATTTGAATTGCTACATGCGATCGGCGCGGAAGCCAAGAGTATTGTTTTTTCCGATAGTCGACAGGATGCGGCATCGATGGCGCTGGAAATCGAACGATTGCATTTACGCGACCTGCGAAGGGAAATTTTGGTCGCAGCCGCCAGAGAGATGCTCCGAGAGGCTGAAAGCGAGTATATTTCTGAAGACAGTATTAATGAAAAAATGGATTTAGCCCTACAAGCCAAAGACATGGATACGTTTGGTAAATTATATGAACTCCAAAAAAACCAAGCTGATATTGCTGACTTATGTAAATACAGACGAGTAAACATTAATAAATTGCTGGAACCAGAAGGCGATTCCATCGGAAAAATATCGTCCGATTTGGCAGGGCTGGGAATATCACCTTATAAATATCGCCCATGCTCTGATGGGGATGACAGCGACGTCTGGCACGCCAATTTTACAAAAGACAAGAATATCGTTAAATATCATGATAAACTTTCTTCATCTGACCGATTGGTACTCAAAAAAAAGATATTTGATACCCAGTCTGAATTAATTGATGATGTCATTTTCGCCAACACCTTCTTCGCGCTGGAAGAGACAGGATTAGCATATCCGTGCGTTTCAGATAGAGACGATACGAGCGAGCTCGATGCCTGGCTAAGGGTATTCGCTGGCGTTTATCGCGTCAAAGAAAATAAATATTTTGATCCCGAAAACTATGTCGAATGGAAAACAGGGAAAGATGTTACCAAAGAAAAAGTAAAACGTATTGCTAAAGCTTTATTTGGCGAAAAAAATTATCTGGATAATTTAACACAAATATTAAATCAATTCGCAACCCGAGGGCATTTAACTGGTTTATTTAATATCGGTAAACTATTCCTCAAGGTAGCCAAACCAGGCGATCCTTATTGGCAATGCAGCAACTGTGAACGGATCCACTTACATTTAGGGTTTAAACGTTGTACCCGTTGCACGGAACTGCTTGATATCAAGCCCAGGGGTATCGTTGAAACGCTATGGGAAGATAATTTTCTTGGCAAACGTATAGTGCGAGGCGAACGAGATGGCGTTAAACGCTTCCGGTTGAACGTCGAGGAGTTGACGGGACAGACAGATGATTTCTCCGATCGACTACGCAAATTCAAGGGGATCTTCGTCGATGAGATGAGCGAGCTTGAAAAACTTGATGCGGAAATCGATATGCTCGCCGTCACCACGACGATGGAGGTCGGTATTGACATTGGTTCGCTTCAGTCAGTTTATCAGGCCAACATGCCGCCCCAACGATTTAATTATCAGCAACGTGTCGGTCGTGCCGGACGGCGCGGCCAGGCATTTTCTTTTGTGATCACATTCTGTCGTGGACGTACTCACGATGCTTATTATTTTGCCCATCCTCATGCGATCACTGGCGATCCGCCCCCTCCGCCTTTCCTAGCGGTCGATCACGACGCTATTCCCAAAAGACTTTTGCGGAAAATCTGGCTTAAGAGCGCCTTTAACTATTTGCGCGAAGAATGTCACAAAAACAAAATGACTTTCCCTGGCGATAAGCTCGTTCCGCCTGATATTCATGGAGAATATGTTTCAACGCATGATTACTACCATGATGATAAAGCGAACTGGGCCAAACTATTGTATCGCGCGCTAAAAGCAAATCAGGACATACGGGAACGCTTTATTGATGCAGCAACCTTTGATCCCGATCAGCGCCGACGCCTTTATTCCGAAATTAACGCCGAAAAAATAATTGAAGAAATTGGAAAACTAGGACCTTCTGCGCCTGATGACAACACGGGACTTGCTCGCTTTCTGGCCGAGCGAGGTCTGTTGCCGATGTATGGAATGCCGACTCGGGTACGTAACCTTTATCTGGGGCTGCGCAAAACAAAAGGGCTAAATGGTCAGACTGAATACGAATGGTCAACAATGGACCGCGATCTTGATCTTGCGGTTTTTGAGTATGCTCCTGGTTCGGTATTAATTAAGGATAAAAAAAAGCATCAGGTGATCGGTTTCACAGGTAATTACCGAGAACCTCAACTTCGCGACAATCGAGTTTCTGAACTCTCAACTGCATGTTCATGGGATGAATCGAGCCACTACATTGCAACTTGCCAGTCATGCGGCTCCGCAAAACTTGAACAAAATAAACCTGTTAAAATGATTAATTGCGAGGATTGCGATACACCTATAAGTTCAGATGAATTCGAGCTTTATATTACTCCTGCCGCTTTCCGTACGGATTTCGAGCCAAAAGATGACATGGACAGCTTCACTCGTATGTCGTTAAAAACTACGGCAACCGTATTGCATAAGGGTATCCCGGAAAATTGTGGTCCTTTTAAAGTACGGCGCGGCGGCGTTACTATTTTGCGTCTTAATAATGGGCCGATTAACGGAGAGAAGGAAGGCGAACGTTTTACTGTTGATTTAGCGACGGACCAAAAGGCACCGATTCCATTAGCGACCTACTACTCGCCCATCAAAGGGAATCAAGCGATTGATTCAAACTGGGCCGGATTACGCAATAACTTTAGATGGCGGTGTTCTGGCGAAAAACAAAAGTTTGGACTTGTATCAAGCAAAGAGACTGAGTCGCTTCACCTAGAATTAATGCATTTCGATGCTCGCCTTAATCTGAATATGATCGCCAGATACGGCGAATATATGAATTTGCCTACACGCGCGGCGGCTGTTAGTGCAACACAGATATTGACGCATAAGGCCGCGCTCTATCTGGATGTTTCGCCAGATGAATTCGAAACGCTTGAGCCCCGACTACATCATGAGAAACCTATATTGCAAATCGCAGATGCGTTGATCAACGGTTCAGGGTTATGCAGACGGCTTGCCGAGCCAACCGTCGTAGGGGCCCCGCCTTTGATAGTCACATTATTACATGAGATTCTGGAGGATAAGCGCGCCTGGCCAATGGTTGATTTTCTTGAGAAGGATCATCCAGCTCAGTGTCAAACAGCCTGTTACAAGTGCATACAGCGCTATGGTAACCGCCGATATCACGGTTTACTTGACTGGCGTTTAGGAATGGCATATTTACGATCAATGGTTATGCCTGAATTTGCCTGCGGTTTGAACGATGATGACTGGAGTTATCCTGAAATGGTAGGGTGGCGAGACAGAGCATTTGAGCTGGCGGAAGACGTCGCGGCTTTAAGGCCAGGAACAATCAAATTATCAAAAGAGTACTCATTACCGGTTCTTACTGAAATTCAGGATGGAAAAGAGCTCTGGCGCGCAGCCGTTACGCATCCCCTTTGGCAATGGAGAGAACCTGAGCGAAACGCTCTGATTGACACCCTGGGATTAGCTGATGGAAGATCTTCGCTGCGATTCATCGATACATTTGAGCTGGAAAGGCGGCCATTGCGCGCGCTTGCCAATCTTAAACGGAATTAA